GGCTGTAAGGAACGCTTCATTGGAAGCGCTGAAACAATTTTCGTAATTATTAACTAACGGGAGGCTCCAATGAGTAAAGAAGACTCACCCGCTCCCTCGAAGCCGGCGCCAAAACCGGCACCAACCGTTAAGCCGGCAGGACCCGCAGCTAAAGCTTCGATGCCGCGCCGATCCTTCCTTTCCTGGATGACGTTGGCGTGGACCGCGTTCACCGCGTCGATGCTCGCTGCAGCTACTGCAACCGGCCGCTTCATGTTTCCGAACGTACTCTTCGAACCACCTCCAACCTTCAAAGCCGGCTTCCCTAATGAATATCAGGTCGGACAGGTCGACGAGCGCTTCAAGCAGAAATTCGCCGTCTGGCTCGTTCGCACCGCGTACGACAAGTGGGCGAATTCCAGCGGTATTTACGCGCTTTCGACGGTCTGTACGCACCTGGGCTGCACGCCGAACTGGCTGCAGGCCGAACAGAAATTCAAATGCCCCTGCCACGGCAGCGGTTACTACATCACTGGCGTGAACTTCGAAGGCCCGACGCCCCGGCCTCTGGAGCGGTACGCCATCAGTCTCGCTGACGATGGGCAGATTCTTGTGGATAAGAGCAGGAAGTTCCAGGAAGAAAAAGGCGAATGGATCAATCCCGCTGCGTTTTTAAAACTCTAATAATATGGCCAACCTAACTGATCGACTGAAAGAGTTCTTCAAGGCTCTCTCGCCGGACAAGATCGGCGAGTACATCCAGGACAGCCAGATTTATCGATCCGTTTTCCGCGTCGGCGTTCCCGATTCGGACCGGAAACGCATGCTGGTCATGCTCGGCAGCGTGTTTCTTCATCTGCATCCTGTGAAGGTCCGGAAATCCGGCATTCGCATGCGCTACACCTGGTGCATGGGCGGAATCACATTCTTCCTCTTTCTGGTGCTGACGTTCACGGGCCTGCTGCTGATGTTCTATTACCGGCCGACGCTGGAATATGCCTACGTCGACATTCGCGATCTGCGCGAACAGGTGCCGCTGGGCATCATGCGCGAAATACATCGCTGGGGCGCGCACGCGATGGTCATCGCGGTGTGGCTGCATATGTATCGCGTG
The Terriglobia bacterium genome window above contains:
- a CDS encoding cytochrome b N-terminal domain-containing protein; amino-acid sequence: MANLTDRLKEFFKALSPDKIGEYIQDSQIYRSVFRVGVPDSDRKRMLVMLGSVFLHLHPVKVRKSGIRMRYTWCMGGITFFLFLVLTFTGLLLMFYYRPTLEYAYVDIRDLREQVPLGIMREIHRWGAHAMVIAVWLHMYRVFMTGSYKPPREFNWNVGVILLVLTLLLSFTGYLLPWDQLAIWAITVGSNMARATPFAGNEGPGAALLKLGDIPLINNQSDARFALLGGRFVGESALLRFYVLHCVGLPLVAGFLMAIHFWRIRRDGGISGPL
- a CDS encoding ubiquinol-cytochrome c reductase iron-sulfur subunit, which encodes MSKEDSPAPSKPAPKPAPTVKPAGPAAKASMPRRSFLSWMTLAWTAFTASMLAAATATGRFMFPNVLFEPPPTFKAGFPNEYQVGQVDERFKQKFAVWLVRTAYDKWANSSGIYALSTVCTHLGCTPNWLQAEQKFKCPCHGSGYYITGVNFEGPTPRPLERYAISLADDGQILVDKSRKFQEEKGEWINPAAFLKL